One part of the Anopheles coustani chromosome 2, idAnoCousDA_361_x.2, whole genome shotgun sequence genome encodes these proteins:
- the LOC131266770 gene encoding importin subunit alpha translates to MDTENAPNNRLASYKNASKTTTELRQRRHEVTVELRKNKKEDQLFKRRNITDDDGPTSPLQENNAQSPVTLKFEEIMQYVKSGVPNKEFAAVQAARKMLSREKNPPIDKIIGLGMVPICVKFLEAADRPALQFEAAWALTNIASGTSDQTKAVIEANAIPRFIDLLSSPSVTVAEQAVWALGNIAGDGSKARDNVLDYNSVEAIISLVRNPNTPISFLRNIVWLMSNLCRNKNPAPPFNRVEPMIPLLSVLLDHEDAQVLSDACWALSYVTDDDAVKLDSVVAAGTVPKLVRLLGTNNPAIITPALRSVGNIVTGNDTQTDAVIAAGALPLLANLLRHTKNTIVKEAAWTVSNITAGNQGQIQQVLNSGVFNVLIDVLARGDFKSQKEAAWAVTNTTTGGSTEQIIQLVEKYPIMKPYCDLLEAKDSRTVRVVLTGVTNIFQIASNIGGVENLCTLFEEIGALDKLEALQSHDNEEIYRKALELIETYFCDGEDVNQECAPKEANGALEFNPTTPQNGGFSF, encoded by the exons ATGGATACGGAGAACGCACCAAACAATCGCCTGGCATCGTACAAAAATGCCTCGAAAACGACCACG GAACTTCGGCAACGCCGGCACGAGGTGACGGTCGAGCTGCGCAAAAATAAGAAGGAAGATCAATTGTTCAAGCGTCGTAACATCACCGACGACGATGGTCCGACCTCACCGCTGCAGGAAAACAACGCCCAAAGCCCGGTGACGCTCAAGTTCGAGGAAATCATGCAGTACGTGAAGAGCGGCGTGCCAAACAAAGAGTTTGCGGCCGTACAAGCGGCCCGCAAGATGCTTAGCCGCGAGAAGAATCCTCCCATCGACAAGATCATCGGTCTCGGTATGGTGCCGATCTGTGTCAAGTTCCTGGAGGCGGCCGATCGGCCGGCACTGCAGTTCGAAGCGGCTTGGGCGCTGACGAACATCGCGTCCGGTACGTCCGATCAGACGAAGGCCGTCATCGAAGCGAATGCCATTCCACGCTTTATCGATCTGCTCAGCTCGCCCTCGGTGACGGTGGCGGAGCAGGCGGTCTGGGCGCTCGGAAACATTGCCGGCGATGGGTCGAAGGCCCGCGATAACGTACTCGATTACAACAGCGTGGAAGCGATCATCAGTCTGGTGCGCAACCCGAACACACCGATCTCGTTCCTGCGCAACATCGTCTGGCTGATGTCGAACCTGTGCCGGAACAAAAACCCTGCCCCGCCGTTCAACCGTGTCGAGCCGATGATTCCGTTGCTGTCGGTGCTGCTTGATCATGAAGACGCGCAGGTCCTTTCGGACGCCTGCTGGGCACTTTCGTACGTCACCGACGATGACGCGGTGAAGCTGGACTCGGTCGTTGCGGCCGGCACGGTGCCGAAGCTGGTGCGGCTGCTCGGTACCAACAATCCGGCCATCATCACGCCAGCCCTGCGCAGCGTCGGCAACATCGTGACCGGCAATGACACACAAACGGATGCGGTCATAGCGGCCGGTGCGCTACCCCTGCTGGCAAACTTGCTGCGCCACACCAAGAACACGATCGTCAAGGAAGCTGCCTGGACGGTGAGCAACATTACGGCCGGCAACCAGGGACAGATCCAGCAGGTACTGAATTCGGGCGTTTTCAACGTGCTCATCGATGTGCTGGCGCGGGGTGACTTCAAGTCACAAAAGGAAGCGGCCTGGGCCGTGACAAACACCACCACGGGCGGTTCGACCGAGCAGATCATTCAGCTGGTCGAAAAGTACCCGATCATGAAACCGTACTGTGATCTGCTGGAGGCCAAGGACAGCCGTACGGTGCGCGTCGTGTTGACCGGGGTGACGAACATCTTCCAAATCGCGTCGAACATTGGCGGAGTGGAGAACCTTTGCACGCTGTTCGAGGAGATCGGTGCACTGGACAAACTGGAAGCGTTACAGAGCCACGATAATGAGGAAATCTACCGGAAGGCGCTGGAGTTGATCGAAACTTACTTCTGTGATGGG GAGGATGTTAATCAGGAATGTGCCCCGAAGGAAGCCAATGGTGCGCTTGAGTTCAACCCAACCACCCCACAAAACGGAGGATTCTCCTTCTAA